Genomic DNA from Ctenopharyngodon idella isolate HZGC_01 chromosome 1, HZGC01, whole genome shotgun sequence:
atgcgcctGCGATGCCGCATGATTGGTTGAGCCATGTCCGCTATTCACGGCACCACCGGGATTCTGAAAGTGAGTATTGGCCGCCCATACGGCAACGCCCTGTGGGTAAGTAGGACCTGTAGATGACGCTTTACCCGGCAGGAAGCCCTTTCTGTTCTCCATGCCAATGAAGGAAGGGGGCGGACCGGCGCATTCTTCGAGCTCTCTGACTTCAGCGTAAGAAGTTGGCAAGAGACGTTGGAAGACGTTGTTCATTTCTGACAGCAGTGAGCTGCCACATTCCTCATCGTTGTCCTTTCCGAAGGTAGAAAAGCTCTTCTTAGCTGAGTCGACTGACTGCTGGTCCTCTTCGAGGACCTGAGGCCTGCTCTCTTCTCCGGGGATGTACATGTTCGCACGGTAATCCGAGGACGCCTGAGATGGCATCCAGCACTGGTCAGAGTGACCCAACACACGGCACTCCTCCGTACACAATCTCATGACTGCTGagaaaaaagacagagagaTATTTCTCAGTGGGTTTTTAGAAGCAAAATCAATCAAACTTGGATTTTAAACattatcccccggtttcacaaacAAGGCTAAATCcaagtcccagactaaaatgtatgtttgtgctgttttaactgaaagcaacttgcactgacatatcttaaaataagccagtgccattgttttgtcccaagatgcacaccagtaaggttttaaggcacatttataaaagctacttaaaagtcctaattgaactaagacctaatcctggcttaatctaagccctgtctgtgaaaccaggcctaaaactgtcatttttatactgtactcggttgcactttatttcgatgttccactttagacattcttctaactataagtaactttgcaactacatgtcagctaactctcattagagtatcaatagactattagtagactgttaggtcaGGGTTgtgttagggtttgggttagtagaataagttgacatgtagttgcagttgacatgtagttttgctgtagcctacagactaagttaatacatttaaaagtccAGTTATGGACGACAAGGATAAAagattttcaagtttttcaactgCGAATCTCTTGTCGTCAATTTCTGGCCTCCTAGTGATGTTAAATATAATCGGGGGTCTACACAGGGtgtttattttgactttattttgtatttaaactgCGCAGCTTGGATGCAGCGCCCGTCAAAAATAGACTTGGCGCCTATCTTTAGCGAAGTGGCAAGGTGAGCTGCTTCTGGGATGCTTTTGGAACGTGAGTGTAAACACAAGGATTGATTAGAGTGGTCGCGATCGACTCTGGTGGCTGTGTCGCAGTCGTAACGCGCCGCAGATGTGTGCAGTGTAAATAAAGGGTGAGACTAAGTTCATACTgtacttaaatgaaaataaatctcctgagctatgaaagagcaacaTCTGAGCAATGAAATTTCCTCTGGGCATGTGAAAAATGGCAGAAAGGAAAGTGAAGAAAACAAAGGGATGAAAGAGAATGGGAAAATGAAGAGGAATGATAAGGTTAGGAAGTTAGAGAAAGGATTTCGGAGGTGGGCGGGTGGGTTGGGGAAGGAGCTCGAGAAGCAGAGGAGATTGAGAGTTTGTCATTCTTCCATTCCAGTTTCTCTTGTGGAGGCTGACATCCTTTGTTAAGCTGGATTATTATTCATTACTTTGGCAATGCTGCCTCACCCAAATCAGATATGACTGAATTTGAATATTAGAGACAAAGCAGCAAGGGGAAGAAAACGAAGAGGACAAACTGGAATTGGGATGGAGGAAAACGCAACTGAGagaaaattacattaaactgCTTTGGTGAGGAAAGGGTGAAACTCTAATCGATGCACACAGGTTGCTTCTTTCTCTCTATAAAAGAGGAAGAGCAGGGCTGAAATAGCGGCCCTCTGGGGAGAGaaaagagagtgtgtgtgtgtggaagggGGGTTTAACTGCATTGTGAAAGCAATTACGGTGAATTTTCCTCAGTTCAGATTTTGAAAGCATAGGGCTGTCACTCAGAGAAGAGAATGAATACAGGGAAATAACACTTCAGTCCACGCCTCCACACACGCACATGCACATACACTGTCTTAAGCTACCGATAAAACAGATTGACACTGCAAAAGGTAGTGGTTACAAAAATAACATGATTTCAACCAAGAACCACATAATTCAAAGGCTTTTTCCTTAATTTTCTCCTGCATATTGAGTATAAAAGCACAGCGCAGGTCATTTAATTTATACCTGCACCTGTTCACAAAGTAATAAAAGTAAGTCACTGTAGACTGGGTGTTAAACTGCATCATAAATGCAATGTGCTCGATATAATCAAGCTGATGAATGTCATAATTCAAGGTGATAAAAAGGTGTGAAACCACATGAGAGACCAATCAGACTTAATTTCTCACCTGGGTGGAGACGGTGGTGTCCATCGCTGTGGAAGAGGTCTCCGAAGCCGTCACCTAGCAACCGGTCGATGGGCGAATCGCGGCCCATCTCGCAGTCGCTGTCGCCCGCATCACTGTCGCCACGCCCACTATCTTTCAGACTGAACTTATCCATGTCCTGGAGGGCGTACctgcacacacattcacacaaacagtTACAGGTTGATCATGATGCTCTGGagtatacagtataaaatatatactatataaaaaaTTCTAATTAAATCTCAAAACACAATTTGAGAAACACTAATTAAATCTCAAAACACCCCCTCCCTCTATTAAAAGGTGATTTGAAGGAGAAATCAAACATGTAACACATTCAGAATGGCATTACATGTTTAATTGTATGAATTCAGCTAAAATATTAAACTCAaagtttcccaaaagcatctcTATGCATTGCATACAGTCTATGATCATGCATATGCAAAGCAGGCAAGCACATGCCCCACCCATCATTTGAACTTGTACAGACtataatctttatttaactatCATATAAACAAATCTATTCATTGATGTCTCTTTAGCACCATGCATTTACCTCACACCCAAATAATGTCccttaaatattttgatttatatcaGCAGAGGCGTGCaggacaacaacaacaacaaaaaaagtaaaactatCTAAAGCTagtgtttttaaaacatcaatGTGACAATATAAATGCATCATTGTATGGAACAATGGTTTCAACAATATGCATGAGATAAAATGACATGATCCAAGAACAAAACGCAGATGAGAGGAAAGAAAAAAGGCACAGAAAGCAAGCTATGACCTCATGTGAGGAGCAGTCCAATCAGGATCTGCGAACGTGGGTGACCACGGCAACAGGGAAGTTCTGTCCTATTCTACCACAAACATTTTAGAATACCTATCATCCAATCCGATCGAACCAGCAGCACACAACAGGTTGAGCATCACTACCCATCTACTCTACCATACTATTTAGAGCACATCATGTCCATATAAGGAGTTGGAGCTTGGAGCGtagtatttgtttgtttgtttgtaagtTTACCTGTAGCTGCGAGAGTATTTGTTCCCTCTGAAGCTGGGCCGCGGCTGATACTGACCCTGATGGAGTATTGAGAGGAGCTGTGAGACTTGCTATAGCAAAAACAGatgacataaataaaaataaatactgatgGAACACGACACTCgttcacacacgcacacacacgaatgaacaaatgaaaagTATTAGTGCGAGAACAACACGCGATGACGTGAATGTTATGTGTACATAGGTGAATGAAAAGATGAGTATAAACAGATGGACAGAGATTTTACAAGCTCTTTATGAAGATTAGCATCAATTACACTGTTTAAATTGGCATTCAAAGACTTGCTTTTACCTCCACAGGGGGCGTGGCATGTGTAAGTTCCAGGGCGAAGTTCTCAGGGATGTGATTGGAGGAAATAGTGACCAAGCTGTTTAGCGAATGGCGGCTGTGTTGGCTCTGCCGGCTGCCCATGTGGGCCCGTTCCGGTCCGGGCGAGGAGGTTGGCGAGCGATGGTGCGCCCGGATTGGAAGAGTCCCATTTCCGGTGGGCATCAGGGTGATGTCACCCTTATGGATCTGCCGTGAGGGTTTTTTAGGGTGCTGTTGGTAAGTAGACTCAGCCACCCTGCAGTTGTATGAGCGAGTGTCCTTCTTTTCACGTGAGCAGCGAAGGGCAAAGGCCACCATGATGAGAAGTAGAACAGCGCAGATCGCCCCAAGGGAGATGATGATGATCATTGACACGTCTAGAGGGCCGTCTCCAGTTCCTCCACCAGTTAGATGAGGGTTCATGTGGTTCTCAATGTTTTCATAAAGTGAAAGTCTTAGTAGGGCTCTGGCACTTAGGGGTTGGGCACCATGGTCCTGCACTAGGATGGTCAGCTCCACATGATCCTGTGGAATGTCCTGCATGCTGACATTGGTCCGAATTTCGCATGTTTTAGCATCCATAGCGAAGTAACCTGCCTCATTGCCTCCTACGACAAAACACGAAAGGTCACCGTTGGAGCCGGCATCACGGTCTATCGCACGGACGACAGTTACAACGTCCCCGACCTCTGCGTATTTGGATACCGGAACATCTGCCGTGTGGTTCCACAGTTGAGGCATCATGATGACCGGTCTGTTGTCATTCTCATCCAAGACGGTCAACACAACAGTCACGTTACTACGCAGCGGAGGACTTCCAGAATCCCGGGCCTGGACTAAGAATGAGATCTGACTTGCGTCTTCACGATCAAAAGTACGCAGCGCATAAATGTCTCCGTTTGAGGGGTCAATGGTGACGTAAGTGGAGATGGAGCTCCCATGGATCATACTTTCAAGTATTGAGTAGCTCACTTGTCCATTCGGCCCCAGGTCTGGATCTGAGGCCTTCACAGATGACAGATAAGCTCCTGGTGAGTTGTTTTCTGCCTTGGAAATCTCATACCTGCTCTTCTCGAACCTCGGCGCGTTGTCGTTCTCATCCTGGACCTGCACAGTGAAGTGTTTGATGGTAGATAAACTTGGAGAGCCTTTATCTTCGGCTATAACGGTCAAGCTGAACTCTGACCTCTTCTCTCGGTCCAGAGTGACATTTGTAACAATCATGTAGTTCTTCTCATATGTCTTCTGCAGCCTGAAATGACCCTGACCGTGGAGACGGCACTCCACCTCTCCATTCAACCCAGAGTCCAGGTCATCTACTCTCACTAGAGCAACAAATGAATCTACAGGAGCCGTCTCTGATATATAAGCTATCTCTTCGTTCCCAGTGGACATCAAATTGATACTAATGTCAGGTTTGTTGTCATTCACGTCCACCACTTTGATTATGACTTTACAGTGTGCTGGCATTGAGTTGGGCCCCATGTCTTGAGCTTGAACATCTATGTCATACGAATTTGTGCTTTCAAAGTCAACTTTCCTCATTAGTGTCAAATGACCATTATCAGAATTAATTTTAAAGGTCTCTAAAATTTTAGGTGACACATGACTGCTAAAAGAATATACTATTTTCCCATTGGTTCCTTCATCTGGGTCAGTAGCATTCAGATCAATAAGCAAACTGCCTAAAGGGGAATTTTCAAGCAAATTGATCACATAAGATGGCTTCTCAAATACCGGATTGTTGTCGTTCGAGTCAGCTATGCTGATTTTCAGGAGCGTTGTTCCAAATTTTGGGGGAACGCCCCTGTCTGAGGCGGTGAGCTGGAGTTCATAGCTCGCTCGCACCTCTCTGTCCAGTTCTTTAAGCACAACGAGCTCCGCGTACTTGGCGCCATCGGTTCTAGTTAGAATATCAATCATAAAGAAGTCAGATGGGGTCAGAGAGTATGTGTTCAGAGAGTTCTCCCCGACGTCTGGATCGGTGGCGCTGTCAAGGGGAATGCGCGTCCCCACGACGGCGGTTTCGGAGATCTCTATGGGAATGACGGGACGCGCGAATTGTGGCGCATTGTCGTTAATGTCCAAAATCTCCACTTCGATATGGAACAGTTGTAGGTGCTCCGTGGGGAGGGTGAGGACGTCAAATTCGATAGTGCAGTTAAGATTCTTCTCGCACAGTTTCTCGCGGTCTATTTTGGTCCTGATGCTGATCTCTCCATCCTGATCGCGCACGGAGAGAAGAGTCGCGCTGCCTCGCTGCATGGCTCTAAATCGTAACGGAATCGAGCTCGGAAGTTTGGACAAAACATCAGCGACATCTTCTCGAAGTCTGGCGATTACTGTCCCCACCTTCTGCTCTTCGTAAACTTGGTATTTCAGAGTTTTAGCCGAGACGTGTCGTGCCAATGTTACGAGCACAGCAAGTTTGAGTAAAGTGACACAGAACACTGTGACCTTGCTGGTATCCATGTTGGGTTCCGACAGACACAGAAATAAACTATCAGAATGATTGTCGCTTCCTTTGTTGTGCTGGCTCAGTCCTTTACATGCGTTGTTATGGTCTCAAAACATCCCCAAACGCGAAAGAAAACGTCTTCTCAAAAGGGTCCGACGTCAAAAATGGGtcttgaaaaataagcagagtGCAGGAGTATAAAAAAAGCAATAGCATTAAAACCAAAAGCGCATATCCCTCTGTCACTAAGGAGAAATCTGTTGCGCGTATCAAGAGACTGGAAGCGCAACCTCCGTCTGGAGAGCCTGTGTGCGCGTGTATCTGTCTCCCGCTGTCTGAAGACACTCTTTGACTGACTAACCCAAAATAGCAAAGCCTTCTTTAGAGCCACGGCTTCAGACAAAACGCTTCTACTAAATCAAGGGCTGCCCCTTCTCTCTGCGACTGACCATTCAACACAGAGCCACTATAGATCCCAATTAAATGAAGGGGAGAAAGGAAGTGGATAACTCCGCCCTTTagggtctctctctctcccccctctctctccctctcctgAACGCGCTTCAACAAAGGATGAGAGAGCAGAATTTAAGAATAACTCGAGCTGAACTTTCCCTCTAGATGACTGTCAATACAATGTATTCACTTCTTCACCTCTGTCTTAGATTAAGCATCGTAGAATGTTTGTTTGGTGAATTTGTGTAGCTACAGAAAAGATGCATTTATAATATGACCTCATTTATGAATCTAAATGTGTTAGGTGAGACCCATTTTGTTTAAACATCTGTAACTCAGTGTTTTAAgcacttaatataaatataacaatccaagttttttttttttttttgctataaaagAAGAATAGTGCTgttgtaaaaatgaaaagatgCCATTTAGGGATCCTGAGATCATCCCCCTGGAGATAGACATCTGTAAAATAAGAGGAACTTACAAGGTGGAACCCATACGTTCCTTCAAGAGCTCCAAAAATCCTAATGGTATATGAGATATTTTCAAAGTTTCATAAACGTTCTTCAGAGGATTCTGCCAGTGTGGCAAACTTATAAGAACCACTAATCGGATTGTAACACCAAATGAAAACATCAACATTAATTATTATGCACAGAGGGTAGTCTGTTGCTCTGACATATAAAGGGCTGTTGTGCTCATGGGGTCCAGTTCCACCTTTCACTCCATGTACATTTCTGTTGCTTCTTCATCATTccataaaatagaaaaaataaacaatgaaatttataaaaaattaatcatttaatgcaAAACTGGAAGCAAATATAGAACTATAAAACATAGATTTGAAACATAGGATTcgaaatgtatatataaaacacataggATTCGAAAAATATAACAGCGTCTGTGTTAGTCTCATGATCATGTCCAATGCAGGTCCAGTAGAAGTACGCTGGAAAGTGTTGCAATCGTCCCCATATGTTCAGCCACAAAAGTTCTAATTTAACATATAAGGCTAGATAAAAAGATTGTGtggattccatggatgttatgTATACCAACAAGACACCCTCCTGATTCAGATACCAGTTCTTTAACATGATCAATACAGACATGAAATTCTACTTTCTTAACTCAGTTATTTTTTCACAAGTAGGTTTAAATCTTACAACTTCTGCATTCACCTCATGGGAATGGTGTACATCTAATTTCATTtcatgaaaaaatattattattattattatttttacagtagtctagtaattgtgtctgatttttaatttccaacctatttttggttcattttaagccagccatataatatttttttaaacaatagttgggttaaataaagctgcccagcatgttgggcaaacatttaacccaaccactaggttaaaacaacccaatcgctgggattgtccattttcaacacaacttggattgtttttaacccagcattttttggcAACAATAagaatcaaaaggtgaacatttattaataagcaatttaataaacgtttattgtttaattattattcattaaacttattaataaatgtttatttattaaacattaataaatgttaatttccaacatatttggattcattttaagcaagcaatacagtaatttttaaacaatatttgagttaaataaatctcccagcaggttggtcaaacatttaacccaacggctgggttaaaacaactcaatcgctgggtttgtccattttcaacccaacttgggttgttttgaacCCAGCATTTTTCAGAGTGTAAATGGTTAAAACAGTATACTGTATGACATTCTTTCATTACGGGCGACTAATCTAGATTAATCTTTACATCAGCTGTCGAATATGTTTAGAAAAACTGCTTAAGTATATTTCTTAAATCCTTTTATTGTCACCCGCTTTCCCTGTTTGGGGTTCAAGTATTCTCACGTGCTACTGACTCGTCATCTGCCATATAGATTTAAGTTTAAGCTGTGTGTCGAATCACTTATTCTGATGAATGAGTACAAAAAACTCACGCGCACAAACAGCTCTGCGCACGTGAATAATACGGTTTTACACGTCTTTTGGTGCGATTCCAGCAAAATGTATTAACATAACATCCATGTAAGTGCTTAAGAAGAATTTGCACAGTCTGGACCGGGTCGTCTGGACCGGGTTACTTGCATTTGTGCTTGGGTCATGGTTAGCCTACTCTTTGAGAGAATGCCTTCTCTGAGTCTAAACTATAGAGGAAAATTAGTTCAGTTGAAAGTGTAAAAACGGGGACAATTCAATTGCTCTATCACGCTCACGGGCAAACGgatgaataaaatacattaaatggcCTATTTCCTGACTCTCACTCAAATTCCCATGGTGATATTTTAACCCGTGGAAATGTAGCCAACCATATCAAACGCACAGAAGTTGGGCTTGGATTAATAAAAAGCCCTTTGGCGACAGATTTGACACAAATGCTGCTCCTCTTTTCCCAAGCCTGGAGTTCCATGTGCTTTAACAAATCAAGAGGGCCCATACTGAGACACTGGGGTATTCTAGCGACTGTTTGGGAAAGTGATTACCGGGGAAAACCAGAAGGCGCACGTTTGACCCCGCCACTTtcttttgtttagtttattcTTTTCATAAGACACCGTGTTTGCGAATCGTCTGCATTTCGCCCGGCCAATTTTAGCAGGGCGATTTTAACCAGGTTTGATACGGCCGAGCGCTCTCTTTGGCTCCGAAGCCTTAATGCAATTACCTCTGCTCTAATCACATTGCCTGAACAAAGACGTCAAAGTCTTTGCTGAATTTCGGGGGTTCTGGAATGCCCGCAGTGTTGCATGAAAAATCACACAGTCTAAAAGAAGTGCGATAAGTAAAAACAGATGCATGGAGGCTAATGCACTTAGACACGGtttggcttaaaaaaaaaaggaaaaaaaaaagtccctcaTCTGACATAACCTATTTAAACTCGCGAACAAAGCGAtagtaaaacaaatatttaagttgAAAGCCAACTTATGGGGCAGGTGCAACTTTGACACATATAACATATTTCTAATGTCGTTTTTAACCTTCAAAAAAGAAGGTCTATAGGCTCAAATGGCATAATGAACAAGTCAACGAGCAAAGAACATCTGCATTTTTGGTGCCAGTACAACTTTACGACACCATACGGGACCACTGCGTCTCAATCTCCCTGACAGAGTCGCATCCCTCCATGTGCCATAAAACCAAGCCACGGATTCAACTTTTGTCATTGATATTCTGCCCTTTCCCAGCCAAACAATGGCCGCAGCAGGTGGAACGCAGCCCAAATGAGGTTGGCTTCCAAACTCGCGCTCGAACTTTGCTTTTGGTGTCGCTGGAATGCGCGTGAACGAGCGCGCGCTGCCGTTGTAAAGGCACGCGAGCATCTGTCGCCTCGTCTGTCTCATTATCCCTCATTCGATTAGCGCTTTCTCTTTCAAGGCGGGCTGCGTCTCGCTTTCTCAATAGACCCCCGGTCACAAAGGTCTCTGACAATGCACATTGTTATTCATACCGGGCCAAAGAGCAAACTTAGTCCTCTCCCCCCGGTTGGAACGGTACTTTTACTGCTTTATGAGTCGTTGAGCGGGATAACAAGACTCAAGAGCCTGTTTGCTCGCGTGATACATGTAGTGTTCGTTCTTAAGAGCACCATATTGAGCTTCGTGTCGCGGTGAGGGCGACAAATTTATTGCTTTTCTTTAACAGTAGCCCACTATGGTGATCCAGCCCTGCTATAAAACCACAAGTTAGTGTATGTACAGGCTAATTTGTGGAAATGATATGACAGCTGCACTCGAGGGCCACCCTCAGCTACACTGTGTTGCTAATGTTGCCAGTGAGAGTTTATGCTTACAGTGCAGAGAGAGCTTAATACTGTCCATTAATATTTGACTGAAATCAAAGTTTGCATATTGTATGAATGAAAAGCCTTGGGTACATAGTTCCCAAGTCAAAAATCCTTAAGGAGAGTGATACGGATTCCTGCTGAAAATCTATCATCATTTGGAATAAGAGCTAAAGTATGTTCTAATGGGAATATCTGTATAAACTGAAATTCCCACAGGATTTTTGCTCTATTGGAGAGCCTACTGTGAAATCTTTATCAAAACCCCACTTGTATTAGAACAATCTTCCACTGCtacaaagaaaattaaattatatcagGCACTAAAGGAatcattttaattcttttttttttttttttttttttttttgatgttcaaATTTATCATATTGTaagtgttttatatattatataaatttatataacaaAAAGCATAGCCTTGAGTGCTTTTTTGCAGTTACtacataaaaatgataaatggaCATTTTATTGCATTGGTAATCATAATAGTCCTACTGGGAACCATGAGTTCAATATCtaatttttcttgtttaataCTGTGCACTAAGCCTATAccagaaaaaaatgtacagtaGGGCCTACATCTTGTCACTGGGAAAAACCCCTAAAAGCAAGCCTTGAGGAACTAATATGTACTCTTGGGGTTGTGTGTAtgataacactttagtttagggtccaattctcactattatctagttgtttattagcatgGATAtcactaggatattggctgtttattagtgcttataaagcacatattaatgcctttttctgcatgaccatattctacagcCCTTAACCCTACCTAATTCCTGAACtgaacaactaccttactaactgttataagcagtaattaggagtctATTGTGACAAAAGTCATAGtttatagttagttaatagtgagataATCACTATTAactcgtaatcataggggaactaCTTTAAGCCGGGGACACACTTAACGATTGTAAggccgattatgaatgtaaattGATGCATCCAGTCAGAGCCAGTTGCATTCAGTCGGCGATTACAGTCGGTGTTCAAAGTATTTAATCTGCTTCAGTCGAGGGAAACAATCGCTGTGTGTTGAGCACAGTCTTAGAATGTTTTAGCTAGTCGTTAAATGTGTGCCCGGCTTTAAGTGCTGTATAGCACCAAATcttggtgcttcagtggttcttcacCAGTTCTTTGGGATGACTGAGGTGCTGTATAGCACCGATACTGTAtacagaacctgttaagcccctgGCCCCTGGTTCTTCAGCGgttcttcagtggttctatGGGGTGGTTAAGGTGCTGTATAGCACCACTGCCGTACAAAGAAGCTGTTAAGCCCccttaaaggttctttacgagCCAAAAAAACACTGCTGGTGCTAtttagcaccatttttgtttaagaaataaaatgcgATTTGGCACGTCTTATGGCTTCTACATAgcaccatttgacaaaggtgctgtagagcacctttaaagatatgatgctacatagcaccaaaagtggttcccctatgattacaagccaagaaccacttttagtgctatatagcacttttgtttggagtatatatatatatatatatatatatatagtcacactttagattagggtcttATATGCCCTTGGGGTAGATAAGGCACAAAGGTGTATCTTTTGAAGGTACTGACCCAATGACAGGCTGTTGTAccacaaagattttttttgtggtatGTTGCAATCTATTAGTATCCTATTAGTATCCTTTAGGATTGAGTCAAA
This window encodes:
- the pcdh18a gene encoding protocadherin-18a isoform X1 is translated as MDTSKVTVFCVTLLKLAVLVTLARHVSAKTLKYQVYEEQKVGTVIARLREDVADVLSKLPSSIPLRFRAMQRGSATLLSVRDQDGEISIRTKIDREKLCEKNLNCTIEFDVLTLPTEHLQLFHIEVEILDINDNAPQFARPVIPIEISETAVVGTRIPLDSATDPDVGENSLNTYSLTPSDFFMIDILTRTDGAKYAELVVLKELDREVRASYELQLTASDRGVPPKFGTTLLKISIADSNDNNPVFEKPSYVINLLENSPLGSLLIDLNATDPDEGTNGKIVYSFSSHVSPKILETFKINSDNGHLTLMRKVDFESTNSYDIDVQAQDMGPNSMPAHCKVIIKVVDVNDNKPDISINLMSTGNEEIAYISETAPVDSFVALVRVDDLDSGLNGEVECRLHGQGHFRLQKTYEKNYMIVTNVTLDREKRSEFSLTVIAEDKGSPSLSTIKHFTVQVQDENDNAPRFEKSRYEISKAENNSPGAYLSSVKASDPDLGPNGQVSYSILESMIHGSSISTYVTIDPSNGDIYALRTFDREDASQISFLVQARDSGSPPLRSNVTVVLTVLDENDNRPVIMMPQLWNHTADVPVSKYAEVGDVVTVVRAIDRDAGSNGDLSCFVVGGNEAGYFAMDAKTCEIRTNVSMQDIPQDHVELTILVQDHGAQPLSARALLRLSLYENIENHMNPHLTGGGTGDGPLDVSMIIIISLGAICAVLLLIMVAFALRCSREKKDTRSYNCRVAESTYQQHPKKPSRQIHKGDITLMPTGNGTLPIRAHHRSPTSSPGPERAHMGSRQSQHSRHSLNSLVTISSNHIPENFALELTHATPPVEQVSQLLSILHQGQYQPRPSFRGNKYSRSYRYALQDMDKFSLKDSGRGDSDAGDSDCEMGRDSPIDRLLGDGFGDLFHSDGHHRLHPAVMRLCTEECRVLGHSDQCWMPSQASSDYRANMYIPGEESRPQVLEEDQQSVDSAKKSFSTFGKDNDEECGSSLLSEMNNVFQRLLPTSYAEVRELEECAGPPPSFIGMENRKGFLPGKASSTGPTYPQGVAVWAANTHFQNPGGAVNSGHGSTNHAASQAHLKWLPAMEEIPENYEEDDLESVLSQRQGKRNDTRHEVVDASELVAEINKLLQDVRQS
- the pcdh18a gene encoding protocadherin-18a isoform X2 — protein: MDTSKVTVFCVTLLKLAVLVTLARHVSAKTLKYQVYEEQKVGTVIARLREDVADVLSKLPSSIPLRFRAMQRGSATLLSVRDQDGEISIRTKIDREKLCEKNLNCTIEFDVLTLPTEHLQLFHIEVEILDINDNAPQFARPVIPIEISETAVVGTRIPLDSATDPDVGENSLNTYSLTPSDFFMIDILTRTDGAKYAELVVLKELDREVRASYELQLTASDRGVPPKFGTTLLKISIADSNDNNPVFEKPSYVINLLENSPLGSLLIDLNATDPDEGTNGKIVYSFSSHVSPKILETFKINSDNGHLTLMRKVDFESTNSYDIDVQAQDMGPNSMPAHCKVIIKVVDVNDNKPDISINLMSTGNEEIAYISETAPVDSFVALVRVDDLDSGLNGEVECRLHGQGHFRLQKTYEKNYMIVTNVTLDREKRSEFSLTVIAEDKGSPSLSTIKHFTVQVQDENDNAPRFEKSRYEISKAENNSPGAYLSSVKASDPDLGPNGQVSYSILESMIHGSSISTYVTIDPSNGDIYALRTFDREDASQISFLVQARDSGSPPLRSNVTVVLTVLDENDNRPVIMMPQLWNHTADVPVSKYAEVGDVVTVVRAIDRDAGSNGDLSCFVVGGNEAGYFAMDAKTCEIRTNVSMQDIPQDHVELTILVQDHGAQPLSARALLRLSLYENIENHMNPHLTGGGTGDGPLDVSMIIIISLGAICAVLLLIMVAFALRCSREKKDTRSYNCRVAESTYQQHPKKPSRQIHKGDITLMPTGNGTLPIRAHHRSPTSSPGPERAHMGSRQSQHSRHSLNSLVTISSNHIPENFALELTHATPPVEQVSQLLSILHQGQYQPRPSFRGNKYSRSYRYALQDMDKFSLKDSGRGDSDAGDSDCEMGRDSPIDRLLGDGFGDLFHSDGHHRLHPVMRLCTEECRVLGHSDQCWMPSQASSDYRANMYIPGEESRPQVLEEDQQSVDSAKKSFSTFGKDNDEECGSSLLSEMNNVFQRLLPTSYAEVRELEECAGPPPSFIGMENRKGFLPGKASSTGPTYPQGVAVWAANTHFQNPGGAVNSGHGSTNHAASQAHLKWLPAMEEIPENYEEDDLESVLSQRQGKRNDTRHEVVDASELVAEINKLLQDVRQS
- the pcdh18a gene encoding protocadherin-18a isoform X3 → MDTSKVTVFCVTLLKLAVLVTLARHVSAKTLKYQVYEEQKVGTVIARLREDVADVLSKLPSSIPLRFRAMQRGSATLLSVRDQDGEISIRTKIDREKLCEKNLNCTIEFDVLTLPTEHLQLFHIEVEILDINDNAPQFARPVIPIEISETAVVGTRIPLDSATDPDVGENSLNTYSLTPSDFFMIDILTRTDGAKYAELVVLKELDREVRASYELQLTASDRGVPPKFGTTLLKISIADSNDNNPVFEKPSYVINLLENSPLGSLLIDLNATDPDEGTNGKIVYSFSSHVSPKILETFKINSDNGHLTLMRKVDFESTNSYDIDVQAQDMGPNSMPAHCKVIIKVVDVNDNKPDISINLMSTGNEEIAYISETAPVDSFVALVRVDDLDSGLNGEVECRLHGQGHFRLQKTYEKNYMIVTNVTLDREKRSEFSLTVIAEDKGSPSLSTIKHFTVQVQDENDNAPRFEKSRYEISKAENNSPGAYLSSVKASDPDLGPNGQVSYSILESMIHGSSISTYVTIDPSNGDIYALRTFDREDASQISFLVQARDSGSPPLRSNVTVVLTVLDENDNRPVIMMPQLWNHTADVPVSKYAEVGDVVTVVRAIDRDAGSNGDLSCFVVGGNEAGYFAMDAKTCEIRTNVSMQDIPQDHVELTILVQDHGAQPLSARALLRLSLYENIENHMNPHLTGGGTGDGPLDVSMIIIISLGAICAVLLLIMVAFALRCSREKKDTRSYNCRVAESTYQQHPKKPSRQIHKGDITLMPTGNGTLPIRAHHRSPTSSPGPERAHMGSRQSQHSRHSLNSLVTISSNHIPENFALELTHATPPVEGQYQPRPSFRGNKYSRSYRYALQDMDKFSLKDSGRGDSDAGDSDCEMGRDSPIDRLLGDGFGDLFHSDGHHRLHPAVMRLCTEECRVLGHSDQCWMPSQASSDYRANMYIPGEESRPQVLEEDQQSVDSAKKSFSTFGKDNDEECGSSLLSEMNNVFQRLLPTSYAEVRELEECAGPPPSFIGMENRKGFLPGKASSTGPTYPQGVAVWAANTHFQNPGGAVNSGHGSTNHAASQAHLKWLPAMEEIPENYEEDDLESVLSQRQGKRNDTRHEVVDASELVAEINKLLQDVRQS